A genomic region of Homo sapiens chromosome 4, GRCh38.p14 Primary Assembly contains the following coding sequences:
- the LOC124900165 gene encoding uncharacterized protein LOC124900165 → MIHLMALNECSLKHLAKLLAYDVQKTGCFIDTIIIISIITVITIIVTAMISTTITVSISIIIFITILIIVIIITTITITATIFTNIPIITITITATIITNITIITITTTIIIIIISITVVTTTIITNITTVTITITIITITIIIIIIISITIIITTTITNITNVAITITIITVTTAMIVTIITITIIIIIIIIITIVTIIIAMVSIIITISISIIIFITILIIVIIITIITIANTIIIIIIITIIITTTIITNINIITVTITVIVTIITITTTIVITIISIIDIIDCHDHHDNQHHLHHYRLS, encoded by the coding sequence atgatacattTAATGGCATTAAATGAGTGCTCATTAAAGCACTTAGCAAAGCTCCTTGCATATGATGTTCAAAAAACTGGCTGTTTTATtgacaccatcatcatcatcagtatCATCACTGTAATTACCATCATTGTCACTGCCATGATTTCCACTACCATCACAGTTAGCATCAGCATTATCATTTTCATTACCATCcttatcattgtcatcatcatcaccaccatcaccatcacagcCACGATCTTCACCAACATTCCCATCATAACCATCACCATCACAGCCACGATCATCACCaacattaccatcatcaccattaccaccaccatcatcatcataatcattaGCATCACCGTCGTCACCACCACTATCATTACCAACATCACTACTGtaactatcaccatcaccatcatcaccattaccatcatcatcatcataatcattagcatcaccatcatcatcaccaccaccattaccaacATCACTAATGTagctatcaccatcaccatcatcaccgtTACCACCGCCATGATCGTCACAATCATTACCATtactatcatcattatcatcatcatcattatcacgaTAGTTACCATCATCATTGCCATGGTTTCCATTATCATCACAATTAGCATTAGCATTATCATTTTCATTACCATCCTTATCAttgtcattatcatcaccatcatcaccattgccaacaccatcatcataatcattatcatcaccatcatcatcaccaccaccatcatcaccaacatCAACATCATAACTGTAACCATAACCGTCATCGTCACAatcatcaccattaccaccaccattgTCATCACCATCATTTCTATTATTGACATCATCGATTGCCATGATCATCATGACAATCAGCATCATCTTCATCATTATCGATTGTCATGA